CTAGCCTGTTAGCTAGACTGAGTGCTAGATTGACCCGTCGCCCCGTTGTTCGGCCGCGTGCTGTCTCGATGCTGTTGGCGCCGATAGCGATGCTGGTGCTGGTCGTCCCGGCTAGTGCTTCTCCAGACAGCAGTTCTCAAGGCAGCATGTCTCAGGGCAGTATTTCTCTCGAGAGTACGTCGTCTGACGCCTCAGCCCAGCGCGCTGTCGCCAACGCCGCCGAAGGCGCGTCTGAGAACCGGGTGCTCGAGGTGCGGGATCGCAGCGATTCGCTGTTGGTCAGTCTGCCGGTGCCGCAGGGAGAGGGCTGGTGTCTTAAGTGGAACCACTCGGTCGAGGGCTTCCCGGTCCTCGACTGCTACCGCAACGAGCACGGCCGGATGGTGCTCGAGCGCAGCCATCAG
Above is a window of Halomonas sp. I5-271120 DNA encoding:
- a CDS encoding DUF1850 domain-containing protein codes for the protein MTRRPVVRPRAVSMLLAPIAMLVLVVPASASPDSSSQGSMSQGSISLESTSSDASAQRAVANAAEGASENRVLEVRDRSDSLLVSLPVPQGEGWCLKWNHSVEGFPVLDCYRNEHGRMVLERSHQPDFAAGLGHVPGRGRQVSDGHGGYWIEDIHEPVPGNRYLLRVGALRVNHRLIHEGKATSLSARAAGQRVSIGLRPAPAH